CTCTCCATCCCTTTGGACTCCATCATCAGGCCCTCTGGGTGGTCTGTGGGCTCCAGTTCTCCATCTCCTCTCCAGCTCTCTGCTCCACCCCCTCCTAATCCTTTGCCGTGTTTTCCAGGCCCCAGTTCTTGGTCCCACCCACCTTGGCATCCAGTTTCTTGGCTTCCTGAGCCAGCTGCTTCTCCCGCATTACCTCCTCCTGCTTCTTGCGGGCTTCGTTCTCTTGTTCTGCTTCCTAAGAACCATGAaagatgggggcggggggtgtgtgtgtgtgtatgtgtgtggctcACACGGGCTGTGAGGGGAGGGGCTGACACTGAGGGTGGAGAGTGGGTGTCGGTGGGACCAGCAACCCCAGGTGGCCACTCTCTGGAGGGGCACTTCCTGCCCCAAACAATGACAGGAAGGGCCTGggcccccaccctgcccaccagtTCACAGCTAAGAGGCCTGTGGCCAGCTTCCATCGCTCCCTCGCAGGACTCAGAGGAGGAGACGGAAAAGGCCCAAGCTTGAAGCCCAGCCCTCTCTCCCCCTACCAGTTTTCTCTCAGCCAAACTCCTCTTTAAAAGCCTCTCTTCTGCTCACCTTGTAAGAACGAATGAATCGGACAAATACTGGGAAGAATACAGAAGGAGGCGTGGTCTTGGGACTCTCACCGAAGTAGCGCACAACAGCATTGTaggcctcctggggagggggtgggcagaagGGGTCAGCCTGGTGGGGAACGAGAAGCCCGGCTCCCAGCAGGGGCAGGAGGCCCACAGGAAGCCGCAGCCCCCCACAGCCCCTGTGGGAGGGCAAAGAACTAGGGGCTCGCCAAGCCCCCTGGAGTGCGTCTCCAGAGGCAGCTGCCTGCCACCCCCAGCGCCCCCTCTCCCCCACGACCAGCCAGCCAGCTGCTTGACGAAAGTTCTTTGACCCAAGAACCAGAACTAAGCCCGCCAGAGGCGCACGGCACCTTggccccagcctctcccacccacctccaccctgtGCTCACCTCGGCTGTCTTGGCGTCGCGCTGGAGCTTGTCCAGTTTGCCTTCGTTGGCGCTAAGGAAGTTGCGCAGGACGCTGTTGTCATGTATGCTGCACTCCCGCCGAATCAGCTCCATGCCCCGGCCCAGCTCCTTCACGTCTAGCAGCACGTTCTCCAGGGACACTGTTGTCACCAGAGTCCGGGCTGAGGACTACAGCAAGCTCCAGCCCTCCCGCTCAGCATGGGAGCCCCACTTCCAGAGCTACCAGTGTGGACAGAGAGGGGCGAACCAAGCTAGCCAAGCTCTCACAGgggcaaggaaaaggaaaagaggccgCGGGCTCCTGACCCCGAAGGTAGCAAGGGAAGGTGAGCCGCAGACTGCTGGGCTCCAAAACAGAGCTGCCCCAGGCCTGCCCCAGTTTCACGAGGGGGGCAAAAATAACAGCCACCCTAGGTCTGTGGGGGGGTTCATGGGTTTTCTAAGCACTGCACATACATCACAGAGACACAGGCTCTGGGGCCAGCTTGGGGGAGTTGGCAGTGAAGAGCCTCCACTGCCTTTCCCGTCCGGCTCCCACAGCACCCAAGTGGAAAGGGCCGGGTGGGGCCTGGTGCCTGTAGGAAAGCTCCCTCTGGGGTGGCCCCTGCCCACGGCCCCAGCGGAAAACTTTGAAGtggtcagaaaaaagaaaacaaaagcaagaaagaaaggcaCCCAAGTGCTCCCCCTCCTCATAGCTTCCAGGGATTGTCCTGAGCTGGACACGAGGCAGGCTTGCTGGGCCAGGCTCCCCTCACCTGCTGCAGCTTTCTCCACAAAGTGCAGCTCATGCCAGAAGTTAGCCAGGTCTGGGTATTTCTCCTTTACCGTCAGGGCGATGAAGTGCAGCAGTGTCATCTTCCTGTCAGTGGACTTGGTGTCCAGCAGCTGGTAGAGGGGGACAGGGGTCAGTGCAAGAGGGCTGAACACCCTGGCTCCACAGCCGCTGCCCCCTCCAGCTTCCTGGCCACTTGCTGTCCCCACCATCTTACCAGATCCAGGCTCTGGAGCTTGAAGCCATACACAGCGCCCCGCTTGCTGCTGTTCATGTAGTTCCCCAGGGCAAGTATGATCTGTCCAAAAGAGGCACGGGAGGAACTCAGGGCAAGACCCGAgggctccttcctcctctctgtaTAGCGCCAGGCCCCCACCCAGGACCTGGGAACCCCCGGCACCTCCATCCcaacctctccccacctccaacaTCTGCTTCAGCTTCTGTGAGGACTTGACGGAGGCAGAGGCTGCAATGATGGCATTGAGTTGCTGGAAGGCAAGATGAATAGCTGAGTGGCCCCATGCCGGGATGCGGCAAAGtcagggaggggctggcaggggaggCGACCAGCAGGTAAAGGGCGGAGGGGCGGCCGCAGACAACCATGATACAGGCGGGGGCCGTACCGGCGTGAGCATCTGCAGGTTGTCCTGGAAGTTGCCCAGGAAGGCCATGCCAGCCATTCGCTGGGTCAGCCGCTCCACCTTGCTGAAGAGCAGCATGAAGCGGTCCTCGGCCGCCAGCTCCTCCAGGGGCTGCCGCTCCCGCTCGTATTGCCGCAGCAGCTTCACCTCAGCCTCTGTGGGCAGGAAGCGCATCAGGCACTCCACGAAGTCCACGGGTAGTGTCTGGAGGTCAAACCTGTGTAGGAGGGAGGGACCACCTCAGGTCTTGCCTTTGCCCACATTATCTGTCATCCCTTCATTTTTCAGCTCCTATAAGGACGGAGGGTGGGGTCTTGAGCAGCACACAGCCAGAGGCAGAGGACTCACTGTCTCACCTCCAGTAACTCCAGGACTGGTGTTACTCAGCACCAGTAGCAATCCTAGGGTCACATTCCATGCCCTGTTTAAGAGCCTTTCGATGTCTTCCCTCTGCAACTAGGGAGAAGTCTTAACACCTGGACGTGGCTTAGGAGGCCCAGCCTGCAAGACCTCCACTCGCCTCTCTACTCTGTCTCTCCTACTCCCCTCCTTACACTAAAGCCAGAGTCAATTTTCAGTACTCAGGGCACCATGCCTCTCCCTCCAGGCCCTGACCTGGAGTTCATATACATCCTTCAGGTCGCAAGTgagacatcacctcctccaggaagccttccctgatcaccaAGCTCAGCTACCTGGCCCTCCCTGTTCTCCCAAAGCTGCCTGTACCTCCACTACCTTGGTGTTGTCACCCAATGTTACTGGACTGTTCCCATTAGACTGGGAGCTCCTTGAATGAAGGTCTGGGCTTACTCCCCAGTACCtcacacagtacctggcacacagcacagATGCAGTAAGTTCTGGCCAAGCCACTGGATGACTGAGGGGGTTCTGTCAATGGACTCCAGGGAAGGCTAGGATCCTAGGTGGAGATCCTAGGTGGGTTACCAACTAGCTGGGGACCAGGGCAAGGTCAGTGGGAGCCTCACGTGTGGATGGCCCTGCAGATCTCCTCAGCTGAGCGGCCAGCCTTGCGGAGGGTGATGGCCAGGTTCTTGGCACGATTGGCTTCCAGCAGGGTCACCTTGCTGGCAGCCTTTTGTGCTGTCTTGTTCTTGGAGCAGATGAGGTCaagggcagggccctgggcttttgtcttGAACAGTTCTTCAAACTTGTCCAGATCCAGGTCCTGGCAGGAGTTGATGAGAAGGGAAAATGCTGTGGCCTCATTCTACAAGAGGACCCCCTGGCAGCACACCAGCATCAGCTCAGCTCTGGTACATGGAGGGCTGAGTCTGAGGGCTCTTCCAAAGCCAAGAGATCTACCTTAAAGGGCAACCTGGTCCCCAGCTCCCAACCCCAGCCCTGAGGGCCCCAGGCCCCGCTACCTCCAAGATCTTCTCATCATCAAGTTCGCTAAAGACAGTGCCGCTGATCTGGTTGGGTTTCAGTGCGGTCCAGTTGAAGACAGGCAGCCGGAACTTGGTCTTGATAGGTTTCTTAATGCGAATGGCTAATTTGGAAGGAGGATCAGCGAGGCAGGAGCCAAGGACACACTCCCTCGGTCCCACCAGCCCTGCCCAGAGCCCTCGGGACACTCACCTGACAGGCCTACTGTCAACACCACAGAGGGAGCAGCGCCGgggagaggtggggctgggggacacttgtctgggaaaagaagaaatagcacAGTGACCCAGGGGCCAAGAGACTCCCCTCTGTCCGCCCTACCTGTCCTTAAAGACTATCAGGGAAGGAGGCTGCATGAACTCCCTGCCCAAGTGGCTCCCAGGGGTCCTAACTGACGGGGCAGGTCGTGCTGTCTCTGACCCACCCTCTCCTGCTTTGGTCTAAGCCCTCTCCTTGGATGTCTTCAGAGGAATCAGGAGCGGCATCTTTACGCTCCTTAAAACAGATCCACATCTGCTCGTAGACATCCCTTCCCTAGTAACCTGAGCCTCCCTCGGATTCTAACCCTCCCTCAGCCTCTCCCACCTGACTTTACATCCTTCCAGCCACATCCCCAGTTTCTCCCTGTGGAGATGCTGCTGACTGGGCTTTTGGTCTGGCCCCACAATAAGGCTGCACCTCTTGCCTTTTACCAGGTAAGGGTCCTGCTTACCTGGTAacgggggaggtggagggggcaaGGGAGGAGCCGGCGGCGGAGGCAGAGGTAGGGCCTCCTcggggggcggggccggagcCAGGAGGTCCAGGTCGGAGGGGGGCATGCCCTCATTCAGTTCCTCAGGGCCCACCCGGGCCAGGGCCTCACTGCCCACTGACTCTAGGTCCCGGGCGGTGGGCTCCAAGTGGCATCGGCGCTGGAaggcctcctccttctctttaaTGAGCCGCCGCAGGGTGTGTACCTGGTGGCTCGTGTTCTCGTAGGTCTCCTATTGGGCAGATAGCACCATTAAGAAAAGAGCGCCTGAAGGCGCAGCAGGCGATGCTCCTGGGAGTGAGACTTCCTACCCAGGGGTCTCTGGGAGGGCGCTCAGAGGCAGAGGGCGGCAGAAACCCAGGGAAAACTGGAACGCAGCAGAACCAAAGAGGGGGGGCCGAAGAGCAAGCCTGCTTGGCTGGCACCCTGCAGTGTCCTTCCTCACTGCTCCAGCCCAGTCTCACTGGTCCCTCAAGGCCCAGGTAGAAGGCTACCCTTGTGAAACTCTCCTTGACCCACCAGCAGCCTGCTATGGCGGCTCTCagccctctgtgcctcagtcctGTTCTCATTTCATTTGATTTGTATAGTCGCTCAGTTGGAAGCCCCCTACAGACAAGACCCTGCCTTATCCTCCATACTCCCAATTCAGCGCTTCAGCCTCTTAGCAGGGGCTTGGCAGATATGTACTGAGCTCAACAGAGCCAGCATAATTGTATTCCTGTGGAAGAAGAGATGGGTTGGGGCATGATTTTATAACTAACAAAAAGTTAGGTGAGGGACAGAGAAGACACTGAAATGTGAGGAGGCCCTGCTCTCCAATTTGGGATACCTGGTGGATATCCTAATAAACAGCCCCAAGTACCTGGGCTATTCTGAGCCTGTTCATTACGCTGGGCTGGGGAAGCACGTGGAGGTGCGGGTGAGGGAGAAGCAAGGGGGTGGGCTGGCAGGAGGAGACAGGGGCTCCAGAGGTGCCCCACCTGCTCCCAccctcctgtgtgtgtgtctggcccACTCTGGCTCCAGCTTCCCTCTCCAGCTAAAACATGGGGTGAAATCATCAGCCCACCCTCATTTGAGTGCCTCAGGGGTGAATTAATATCTGGATTCTCGAGGACTTGACATGACTCAGGAACGAAAAGCAAGATCCCCAGGCCCCAGCACCCAGTACCAGTCAGGGGCTCCCTTCCCCATGTAACCTGGTACCTTGATGCTCTCGAGTTCCTTCTCCCGCTGCAGCAGCTGCTTCTCTAGCTCTGCCACACGCATCATGTTCTCATTCTCTAGGTCCAGAAGCTTCTCTGTGAGCTGCAGGATGAGAAGGGCAGGTTTGGGGATGGCCCTGAAGTCTGGGCACTCAGTACAGTCTGAACCCCAGTCAGGACCCAGGCCCGACCCCTCCACCCAGGGCCCCAAAGGCAGCTTGGCCCAGTGGCTTCCCTATGTCACTACTGTGGGCCCAGGGTCTGAGACCACATGAAATAGTACAAGGCAAATGGCCACATCTGCCTCTCTCGAGCCTGAGGCCACCTCACACTCAGTCCTGAGGTCAATGTGTGTTCCACCGCGGATGAACTAGTGCCTCAGCCAGAGCATGCGCTAGAGAGCCCCAGTGGATTCTGAGGCTTCCCTGAGGCTCAGTCGGGAGGTAAGTAGGTCAAGTTCAGGATTCCTGGGACTCAGATGTCCccactctctccccaccctcaacaGTGGTTCTGGCAGCAAAGGAGGACCACCTACATGGGACACATGCTCCTCCAGCTCTTCCACCTTCTCCAGGGCCACATTCTTGGTCTCGGCATCCTCCAGCAGACCCCCCACATCAAACACGTTGTCCAGGTATGCCTGGATCTGCACCTGCAGCTTCTCGCTCTCTGTGTGCCTTGACTTCTGGGGAAAAGCAGAGAGAGTAGTAGTTGGGGGAGCCTCCTCATCAGCCTCCATGACCTCTTCCTAGAGCCTAGGACCCAGGGAGCTCCTACTGTAGCCGTGTCAGATTCTCGCCCTGTGGAGCTGACTGACTGAGGAGCCCTCTGCGCAAAGGCCAGAGTCCCAGGTCACAGAAGACAGGCCGGGTGCCGGGAGCATCCGTGACTAGCCTCTTGTAAAAGAAAAACTCCTATGTGATACAGCTAAGCTGGTCCTCTTCCCCGAAGCGCCTCACCCCGTGAGGACTCCAGCCCAGCTCACCTGCAGGaactcctccagccccagctttGTAAACTCATACTGCAGGTGGACCCGGAAGTTCATATCCTCCACCGAGTGTACCACGATGTTGATAAACTGCATGCAGGCCACCTGGGGAAGGAGCAGcccagaggggcagagagagccGAGACATGGAGGGGAGGCAGCTGTTAGAGCCAGCATCATCAGGTGGATAATCAAAAGGAGTAAAAAAGGTAAGTCTTTCAGGGAGCAATAAgagaattttaacttaaaaaatgtcaaacttaatattcattttatgaagACAAGTAAATTACATGAGAAATAGGTGTAAATGAATATTTAGCTGATTTCCTTTGCACACCAGCAGGTATTCCTTGAGACAACCCTACTAGCTGTATACCCTAGACTGAAGGGAAGCGAAGCTAGAGGAAAAGCTGGGGAAGAGGAAAGCAGCTCAGAAAGGATCCAAATCAGGGACAGTACGGCCACACAAAGGGGGAAAGGAGGTAGACCCAAGACAGAAATTGTCCTGGAGTTTCTCAAAGCTTTCTggggtgagtgagtgagtggacAAGGAGCATTTACTGAGTAGAGAACCACTCGAGGTCCTACACAGAACATCAAAGTATGCTGTCGGCCCAGCCCCTGTTCTCAAGGAGTAGGCGGCCCTGCTGGGCATGCACCTGACCCAGGACCAGCTCCTCACCATGAAGTCGATGTTGCTGTCCTCATTCCGGAAATACTCCATCAGCTTCTCAAAGCGGTGCAGCTCCTTGCATACCTGAACAAGCAAACTTTCTCAGTAATAGGATCTGTCCCATGCAGAACCCAAGCCCCTGAGTCCTGGTTCCCAGGAACATCCAGCAAAGGGACTGGTTCAGACCAAGTGTAACCACAGTTCTTTCTATGTAACGGGTCACTTGGGACATGATAGAAGAAAGCCTGGGACCTGGCATCTGCTCTGGGTCCCTGAGGGAGCACAGTAAAGCGTGGGCCCTTAGTCTGGGCTCTGGGTGCCTCTGAGGGTAGGCCAAGAAGAAACACAGGGGTCTGGTGTTGCCGAGCTattgaaggaaagagggagggtggaggaaggTTGGAGGCCATGGCCGAGGCAGGAGGCTGAAGTCCTAGTGGGGAcgcaggagagaggcctgggtgCAGGAAAGCCTCTGTGCTGAGAGGGGTCCAGagactcctctgagcctctggctTCAAGGA
The genomic region above belongs to Balaenoptera musculus isolate JJ_BM4_2016_0621 chromosome 10, mBalMus1.pri.v3, whole genome shotgun sequence and contains:
- the FMNL3 gene encoding formin-like protein 3 isoform X2, coding for MGNLESAEGGQGEPPSVSLLPPPGKMPMPEPCELEERFALVLSSMNLPPDKARLLRQYDNEKKWDLICDQERFQVKNPPHTYIQKLQSFLDPSVTRKKFRRRVQESTKVLRELEISLRTNHIGWVREFLNDENKGLDVLVDYLSFAQCSVMFDFEALESGDDGAFDKLRSWSRSIEDLQPPSALSAPFTNSLARSARQSVLRYSTLPGRRALKNSRLVSQKDDVHVCILCLRAIMNYQYGFNLVMSHPHAVNEIALSLNNKNPRTKALVLELLAAVCLVRGGHEIILAAFDNFKEVCKELHRFEKLMEYFRNEDSNIDFMVACMQFINIVVHSVEDMNFRVHLQYEFTKLGLEEFLQKSRHTESEKLQVQIQAYLDNVFDVGGLLEDAETKNVALEKVEELEEHVSHLTEKLLDLENENMMRVAELEKQLLQREKELESIKETYENTSHQVHTLRRLIKEKEEAFQRRCHLEPTARDLESVGSEALARVGPEELNEGMPPSDLDLLAPAPPPEEALPLPPPPAPPLPPPPPPLPDKCPPAPPLPGAAPSVVLTVGLSAIRIKKPIKTKFRLPVFNWTALKPNQISGTVFSELDDEKILEDLDLDKFEELFKTKAQGPALDLICSKNKTAQKAASKVTLLEANRAKNLAITLRKAGRSAEEICRAIHTFDLQTLPVDFVECLMRFLPTEAEVKLLRQYERERQPLEELAAEDRFMLLFSKVERLTQRMAGMAFLGNFQDNLQMLTPQLNAIIAASASVKSSQKLKQMLEIILALGNYMNSSKRGAVYGFKLQSLDLLLDTKSTDRKMTLLHFIALTVKEKYPDLANFWHELHFVEKAAAVSLENVLLDVKELGRGMELIRRECSIHDNSVLRNFLSANEGKLDKLQRDAKTAEEAYNAVVRYFGESPKTTPPSVFFPVFVRFIRSYKEAEQENEARKKQEEVMREKQLAQEAKKLDAKTPSQRNKWQQQELIAELRRRQAKEHRPVYEGKDGTIEDIITVLKSVPFTARTAKRGSRFFCDAAHHDESNC
- the FMNL3 gene encoding formin-like protein 3 isoform X5 produces the protein MGNLESAEGGQGEPPSVSLLPPPGKMPMPEPCELEERFALVLSSMNLPPDKARLLRQYDNEKKWDLICDQERFQVKNPPHTYIQKLQSFLDPSVTRKKFRRRVQESTKVLRELEISLRTNHIGWVREFLNDENKGLDVLVDYLSFAQCSVMYSTLPGRRALKNSRLVSQKDDVHVCILCLRAIMNYQYGFNLVMSHPHAVNEIALSLNNKNPRTKALVLELLAAVCLVRGGHEIILAAFDNFKEVCKELHRFEKLMEYFRNEDSNIDFMVACMQFINIVVHSVEDMNFRVHLQYEFTKLGLEEFLQKSRHTESEKLQVQIQAYLDNVFDVGGLLEDAETKNVALEKVEELEEHVSHLTEKLLDLENENMMRVAELEKQLLQREKELESIKETYENTSHQVHTLRRLIKEKEEAFQRRCHLEPTARDLESVGSEALARVGPEELNEGMPPSDLDLLAPAPPPEEALPLPPPPAPPLPPPPPPLPDKCPPAPPLPGAAPSVVLTVGLSAIRIKKPIKTKFRLPVFNWTALKPNQISGTVFSELDDEKILEDLDLDKFEELFKTKAQGPALDLICSKNKTAQKAASKVTLLEANRAKNLAITLRKAGRSAEEICRAIHTFDLQTLPVDFVECLMRFLPTEAEVKLLRQYERERQPLEELAAEDRFMLLFSKVERLTQRMAGMAFLGNFQDNLQMLTPQLNAIIAASASVKSSQKLKQMLEIILALGNYMNSSKRGAVYGFKLQSLDLLLDTKSTDRKMTLLHFIALTVKEKYPDLANFWHELHFVEKAAAVSLENVLLDVKELGRGMELIRRECSIHDNSVLRNFLSANEGKLDKLQRDAKTAEEAYNAVVRYFGESPKTTPPSVFFPVFVRFIRSYKEAEQENEARKKQEEVMREKQLAQEAKKLDAKTPSQRNKWQQQELIAELRRRQAKEHRPVYEGKDGTIEDIITGLHQQPLVVCHQARSAAPPAGPPRAPGPH
- the FMNL3 gene encoding formin-like protein 3 isoform X3; the encoded protein is MGNLESAEGGQGEPPSVSLLPPPGKMPMPEPCELEERFALVLSSMNLPPDKARLLRQYDNEKKWDLICDQERFQVKNPPHTYIQKLQSFLDPSVTRKKFRRRVQESTKVLRELEISLRTNHIGWVREFLNDENKGLDVLVDYLSFAQCSVMFDFEALESGDDGAFDKLRSWSRSIEDLQPPSALSAPFTNSLARSARQSVLRYSTLPGRRALKNSRLVSQKDDVHVCILCLRAIMNYQYGFNLVMSHPHAVNEIALSLNNKNPRTKALVLELLAAVCLVRGGHEIILAAFDNFKEVCKELHRFEKLMEYFRNEDSNIDFMVACMQFINIVVHSVEDMNFRVHLQYEFTKLGLEEFLQKSRHTESEKLQVQIQAYLDNVFDVGGLLEDAETKNVALEKVEELEEHVSHLTEKLLDLENENMMRVAELEKQLLQREKELESIKETYENTSHQVHTLRRLIKEKEEAFQRRCHLEPTARDLESVGSEALARVGPEELNEGMPPSDLDLLAPAPPPEEALPLPPPPAPPLPPPPPPLPDKCPPAPPLPGAAPSVVLTVGLSAIRIKKPIKTKFRLPVFNWTALKPNQISGTVFSELDDEKILEDLDLDKFEELFKTKAQGPALDLICSKNKTAQKAASKVTLLEANRAKNLAITLRKAGRSAEEICRAIHTFDLQTLPVDFVECLMRFLPTEAEVKLLRQYERERQPLEELAAEDRFMLLFSKVERLTQRMAGMAFLGNFQDNLQMLTPQLNAIIAASASVKSSQKLKQMLEIILALGNYMNSSKRGAVYGFKLQSLDLLLDTKSTDRKMTLLHFIALTVKEKYPDLANFWHELHFVEKAAAVSLENVLLDVKELGRGMELIRRECSIHDNSVLRNFLSANEGKLDKLQRDAKTAEEAYNAVVRYFGESPKTTPPSVFFPVFVRFIRSYKEAEQENEARKKQEEVMREKQLAQEAKKLDAKTPSQRNKWQQQELIAELRRRQAKEHRPVYEGKDGTIEDIITGLHQQPLVVCHQARSAAPPAGPPRAPGPH
- the FMNL3 gene encoding formin-like protein 3 isoform X1, with amino-acid sequence MPWSGRWRTARPWSCPLASGSHPPVSDGLLSSMNLPPDKARLLRQYDNEKKWDLICDQERFQVKNPPHTYIQKLQSFLDPSVTRKKFRRRVQESTKVLRELEISLRTNHIGWVREFLNDENKGLDVLVDYLSFAQCSVMFDFEALESGDDGAFDKLRSWSRSIEDLQPPSALSAPFTNSLARSARQSVLRYSTLPGRRALKNSRLVSQKDDVHVCILCLRAIMNYQYGFNLVMSHPHAVNEIALSLNNKNPRTKALVLELLAAVCLVRGGHEIILAAFDNFKEVCKELHRFEKLMEYFRNEDSNIDFMVACMQFINIVVHSVEDMNFRVHLQYEFTKLGLEEFLQSRHTESEKLQVQIQAYLDNVFDVGGLLEDAETKNVALEKVEELEEHVSHLTEKLLDLENENMMRVAELEKQLLQREKELESIKETYENTSHQVHTLRRLIKEKEEAFQRRCHLEPTARDLESVGSEALARVGPEELNEGMPPSDLDLLAPAPPPEEALPLPPPPAPPLPPPPPPLPDKCPPAPPLPGAAPSVVLTVGLSAIRIKKPIKTKFRLPVFNWTALKPNQISGTVFSELDDEKILEDLDLDKFEELFKTKAQGPALDLICSKNKTAQKAASKVTLLEANRAKNLAITLRKAGRSAEEICRAIHTFDLQTLPVDFVECLMRFLPTEAEVKLLRQYERERQPLEELAAEDRFMLLFSKVERLTQRMAGMAFLGNFQDNLQMLTPQLNAIIAASASVKSSQKLKQMLEIILALGNYMNSSKRGAVYGFKLQSLDLLLDTKSTDRKMTLLHFIALTVKEKYPDLANFWHELHFVEKAAAVSLENVLLDVKELGRGMELIRRECSIHDNSVLRNFLSANEGKLDKLQRDAKTAEEAYNAVVRYFGESPKTTPPSVFFPVFVRFIRSYKEAEQENEARKKQEEVMREKQLAQEAKKLDAKTPSQRNKWQQQELIAELRRRQAKEHRPVYEGKDGTIEDIITVLKSVPFTARTAKRGSRFFCDAAHHDESNC
- the FMNL3 gene encoding formin-like protein 3 isoform X6, yielding MSRKQTSDRDQEEPCQICSLAVPGTQEAALPQDVEPCWPHARFLVEAEAPMPWSGRWRTARPWSCPLASGSHPPVSDGLLSSMNLPPDKARLLRQYDNEKKWDLICDQERFQVKNPPHTYIQKLQSFLDPSVTRKKFRRRVQESTKVLRELEISLRTNHIGWVREFLNDENKGLDVLVDYLSFAQCSVMFDFEALESGDDGAFDKLRSWSRSIEDLQPPSALSAPFTNSLARSARQSVLRYSTLPGRRALKNSRLVSQKDDVHVCILCLRAIMNYQYGFNLVMSHPHAVNEIALSLNNKNPRTKALVLELLAAVCLVRGGHEIILAAFDNFKEVCKELHRFEKLMEYFRNEDSNIDFMVACMQFINIVVHSVEDMNFRVHLQYEFTKLGLEEFLQKSRHTESEKLQVQIQAYLDNVFDVGGLLEDAETKNVALEKVEELEEHVSHLTEKLLDLENENMMRVAELEKQLLQREKELESIKETYENTSHQVHTLRRLIKEKEEAFQRRCHLEPTARDLESVGSEALARVGPEELNEGMPPSDLDLLAPAPPPEEALPLPPPPAPPLPPPPPPLPDKCPPAPPLPGAAPSVVLTVGLSAIRIKKPIKTKFRLPVFNWTALKPNQISGTVFSELDDEKILEDLDLDKFEELFKTKAQGPALDLICSKNKTAQKAASKVTLLEANRAKNLAITLRKAGRSAEEICRAIHTFDLQTLPVDFVECLMRFLPTEAEVKLLRQYERERQPLEELAAEDRFMLLFSKVERLTQRMAGMAFLGNFQDNLQMLTPQLNAIIAASASVKSSQKLKQMLEIILALGNYMNSSKRGAVYGFKLQSLDLLLDTKSTDRKMTLLHFIALTVKEKYPDLANFWHELHFVEKAAAVSLENVLLDVKELGRGMELIRRECSIHDNSVLRNFLSANEGKLDKLQRDAKTAEEAYNAVVRYFGESPKTTPPSVFFPVFVRFIRSYKEAEQENEARKKQEEVMREKQLAQEAKKLDAKTPSQRNKWQQQELIAELRRRQAKEHRPVYEGKDGTIEDIITVLKSVPFTARTAKRGSRFFCDAAHHDESNC
- the FMNL3 gene encoding formin-like protein 3 isoform X4, with amino-acid sequence MPWSGRWRTARPWSCPLASGSHPPVSDGLLSSMNLPPDKARLLRQYDNEKKWDLICDQERFQVKNPPHTYIQKLQSFLDPSVTRKKFRRRVQESTKVLRELEISLRTNHIGWVREFLNDENKGLDVLVDYLSFAQCSVMYSTLPGRRALKNSRLVSQKDDVHVCILCLRAIMNYQYGFNLVMSHPHAVNEIALSLNNKNPRTKALVLELLAAVCLVRGGHEIILAAFDNFKEVCKELHRFEKLMEYFRNEDSNIDFMVACMQFINIVVHSVEDMNFRVHLQYEFTKLGLEEFLQKSRHTESEKLQVQIQAYLDNVFDVGGLLEDAETKNVALEKVEELEEHVSHLTEKLLDLENENMMRVAELEKQLLQREKELESIKETYENTSHQVHTLRRLIKEKEEAFQRRCHLEPTARDLESVGSEALARVGPEELNEGMPPSDLDLLAPAPPPEEALPLPPPPAPPLPPPPPPLPDKCPPAPPLPGAAPSVVLTVGLSAIRIKKPIKTKFRLPVFNWTALKPNQISGTVFSELDDEKILEDLDLDKFEELFKTKAQGPALDLICSKNKTAQKAASKVTLLEANRAKNLAITLRKAGRSAEEICRAIHTFDLQTLPVDFVECLMRFLPTEAEVKLLRQYERERQPLEELAAEDRFMLLFSKVERLTQRMAGMAFLGNFQDNLQMLTPQLNAIIAASASVKSSQKLKQMLEIILALGNYMNSSKRGAVYGFKLQSLDLLLDTKSTDRKMTLLHFIALTVKEKYPDLANFWHELHFVEKAAAVSLENVLLDVKELGRGMELIRRECSIHDNSVLRNFLSANEGKLDKLQRDAKTAEEAYNAVVRYFGESPKTTPPSVFFPVFVRFIRSYKEAEQENEARKKQEEVMREKQLAQEAKKLDAKTPSQRNKWQQQELIAELRRRQAKEHRPVYEGKDGTIEDIITVLKSVPFTARTAKRGSRFFCDAAHHDESNC